A single window of Euwallacea similis isolate ESF13 chromosome 25, ESF131.1, whole genome shotgun sequence DNA harbors:
- the LOC136416882 gene encoding protein 5NUC-like: MPSEGTKLTLLGLAVTFQVLLVRGAPHLRADDFSLVLLHNNDMHGRFEETERNSGTCQEGNRNNTCIGGMARTAHVVRSFREQEDQGGPPVLFLNAGDTFVGTAWFSVFTWNISAAFMNVLKPDAISLGNHEFDFTEATLSPFIDAISAPVLAANMNFSQEPSLEGKIQPSLILDVGGRKVGIIGYLTPDTAVISSVGKVTFEDEVSALRRESEALASEGVDIIIALGHSGYLMDRTIASEVELVDVVIGGHTNTFLWNGDQPDLELIDGPYPTVVTQKSGKQVPVVQAYAYTKYLGVLNCTFDSNGNLTSFSGQPILMETTIPQEEDVLDLLEIYRPAIDTLNEEVVGISKVTLLGDWECRIKECNLGNLITDAFVFYALTESTQKWTNTPIAICNGGSIRTTVTPVAGTGNITRGELLAVLPFSNQLVQITLKGSDLLLALEQMVRSNGETSQGEFPQISGLKLILDMSQPSYSRVVSVKARCGVCEIPMYETVDPEKNYTLVTSSFLSEGGDNITVFSERALEKNVLDLGDLDVVVEYFERYSPVYPEEQGRIKFVEESSDEDEDVTPGDEDGEEDDGDPDHDHDSDDDNAGNAVIISWQLLFLALLSSSAIHSIVL, encoded by the exons ATGCCTTCAGAAGGGACGAAGCTCACCCTTCTAGGATTGGCAGTAACCTTTCAGGTACTTTTAGTCAGGGGGGCTCCGCATTTGAGGGCCGACGACTTTAGTTTGGTACTGTTGCACAACAACGACATGCATGGGAGGTTTGAGGAGACTGAGAGAAACAGCGGGACGTGTCAGGAGGGCAACAGGAATAATACTTGCATTG gtgGAATGGCCAGAACTGCCCATGTAGTAAGATCCTTCAGGGAGCAGGAGGACCAAGGAGGCCCACCAGTGCTCTTCCTCAATGCCGGAGATACATTTGTGGGTACTGCATGGTTCAGTGTGTTCACGTGGAACATATCGGCTGCTTTCATGAATGTACTCAAACCAGACGCCATT agtcTAGGCAATCACGAATTCGACTTCACCGAGGCCACACTGTCGCCCTTCATAGACGCTATTAGTGCTCCAGTGCTCGCAGCTAACATGAATTTCTCTCAGGAACCCTCTTTAGAAGGAAAAATCCAGCCATCTCTTATTCTTGACGTAGGCGGTAGGAAAGTGGGAATTATCGGCTACCTCACCCCTGACACTGCTGTTATATCATCGGTTGGTAAAGTCACCTTCGAAGATGAAGTTTCCGCCCTCAGACGAGAGTCTGAGGCGTTGGCCTCTGAGGGAGTGGACATCATTATAGCCTTGGGTCATTCAGGGTACCTCATGGACCGCACTATAGCCAGTGAGGTTGAGTTGGTAGATGTGGTAATTGGAGGGCATACCAACACGTTTTTGTGGAATGGAGATCAGCCTGATTTAGAGCTAATTGATGGGCCATACCCCACGGTTGTCACTCAAAAATCCGGGAAACAAGTTCCAGTAGTCCAAGCATATGCTTATACCAAATATTTAGGGGTTCTAAACTGCACTTTTGACTCTAACGGCAATCTTACATCGTTTTCTGGACAACCTATTCTCATGGAGACAACAATTCCTCAAGAAGAAGACGTTTTGGACTTACTAGAAATCTACAGACCAGCAATTGATACATTAAACGAAGAAGTTGTAGGAATCTCTAAGGTAACTCTTTTAGGGGACTGGGAGTGCCGGATCAAAGAATGTAACTTGGGTAATTTGATTACTGATGCATTTGTATTTTACGCCCTCACAGAGTCTACACAAAAATGGACAAATACCCCAATTGCCATATGCAATGGGGGGTCTATCAGGACTACTGTCACCCCCGTTGCAGGGACTGGAAATATAACCAGGGGAGAATTATTAGCAGTGCTCCCCTTTAGCAATCAATTAGTCCAAATCACCTTAAAAGGTTCAGACTTGTTACTAGCCCTGGAGCAAATGGTCAGAAGCAATGGAGAAACTTCTCAAGGGGAATTCCCTCAGATCTCAGGCCTAAAACTGATCTTGGATATGTCTCAACCATCTTACTCTAGAGTGGTTTCAGTGAAGGCTCGTTGTGGTGTATGCGAAATTCCAATGTATGAGACTGTAGACCCCGAGAAAAATTACACTCTAGTTACTTCAAGCTTCTTATCAGAGGGAGGAGATAATATTACAGTATTTAGTGAAAGGGCTTTGGAAAAGAATGTTTTGGATCTGGGAGATTTAGATGTTGTGGTTGAGTATTTTGAGAGGTACAGTCCTGTGTATCCAGAAGAGCAAGGACGTATTAAATTTGTGGAGGAATCATCAGATGAGGATGAGGATGTCACCCCTGGAGATGAAGATGGTGAGGAAGATGATGGAGATCCAGATCATGATCATGATTCAGATGATGATAATGCAGGCAATGCCGTGATAATAAGTTGGCAGTTATTGTTCCTAGCATTATTGTCATCATCAGCGATACATTCtattgttttataa